From a single Glycine soja cultivar W05 chromosome 19, ASM419377v2, whole genome shotgun sequence genomic region:
- the LOC114400847 gene encoding probable LRR receptor-like serine/threonine-protein kinase RKF3, whose product MSFPFYFYIFSVLFLTLDLPPPSLAANHTVPCPLHVDVLREVGGGRRPKFDSGTQCHYILQALHLLQADYLRRSSLFVPPLNSSESCWKTFQSFINEFDPSITDIRASCGFRTEWISQGCMNFTTKQEFEEIVPPNAIQPVVADCNQPLDNNAPCALCITKLSSMLSYLTGTTVGNVTDCRAYTQIYAASLSDQYGASDPGTAKCLFGLDFSSSGSGGKRRKILIAVVSVFCVLALAVFAGLWAYLRFKKRKEVAGTTELGLGSGLDSMNQSTTLIRFTFDDIKKATRNFSRDNIIGSGGYGNVYKGMLLDGSQVAFKRFKNCSVAGDASFTHEVEVIASVRHVNLVTLRGYCTATTNLEGHQRIIVTDLMENGSLYDHLFGSAKKNLSWPIRQKIALGTARGLAYLHYGAQPSIIHRDIKASNILLDHHFEAKVADFGLAKFNPEGMTHMSTRVAGTMGYVAPEYALYGQLTDRSDVFSFGVVLLELLSGRKALQTDNDGQPAALTDFAWSLVRNGSALDVVEDGVPEPGPPEVLEKYVLVAVLCSHPQLYARPTMDQVVKMLETDESVPSLMERPIPFIAGRLDIQKSALSNSGHLCSPTGYQAYTLQARRKSNSKEEEEEEEEGSSVAETVTTD is encoded by the coding sequence ATGTCCTTTCCCTTCTATTTCTACATCTTTTCTGTTCTTTTCCTTACCTTGGATCTCCCACCTCCTTCCCTGGCCGCAAACCACACCGTCCCATGCCCCCTCCACGTCGACGTCCTCCGCGAGGTTGGCGGCGGGCGGCGGCCCAAGTTCGACTCCGGCACGCAGTGCCATTACATCCTCCAAGCCCTCCACCTCCTCCAGGCCGACTACCTCCGGCGCAGCAGCCTCTTCGTTCCGCCGTTGAACTCCTCGGAGTCGTGCTGGAAGACCTTCCAATCCTTCATCAACGAGTTCGACCCCAGCATCACCGACATCCGCGCCTCCTGCGGCTTCAGAACCGAGTGGATCTCCCAGGGCTGCATGAACTTCACCACCAAACAAGAATTCGAAGAAATTGTTCCCCCCAACGCAATCCAACCCGTGGTAGCGGACTGCAACCAGCCCCTCGATAACAACGCCCCCTGCGCCCTCTGCATCACCAAACTCTCCAGCATGTTATCCTACTTAACCGGAACAACCGTAGGCAACGTCACCGATTGCAGAGCCTATACTCAAATCTACGCCGCTTCTCTTTCTGATCAATACGGAGCCTCTGATCCTGGAACAGCTAAGTGCCTCTTCGGTCTCGATTTTTCCTCCTCCGGCTCCGGTGGTAAGCGACGAAAAATCCTTATTGCGGTCGTTTCCGTTTTCTGTGTGTTGGCTTTGGCTGTGTTTGCTGGGCTTTGGGCTTACTTGAGATTCAAGAAGAGGAAGGAGGTTGCTGGAACAACTGAGCTGGGTTTGGGTTCTGGGTTGGATTCAATGAACCAGAGCACCACTTTGATTAGGTTCACTTTTGATGACATTAAAAAGGCTACCAGGAACTTCTCCAGGGATAACATAATCGGAAGTGGTGGTTACGGGAATGTTTACAAAGGGATGTTATTGGATGGTAGCCAAGTTGCTTTTAAAAGGTTTAAGAATTGTTCTGTTGCTGGGGATGCTAGCTTCACTCATGAAGTTGAGGTTATTGCGAGTGTGAGGCATGTGAATCTTGTTACCTTGAGAGGTTATTGTACTGCTACCACCAATTTGGAAGGCCACCAGAGGATTATTGTCACTGATTTGATGGAAAACGGGAGTCTTTATGATCATTTATTCGGTTCTGCTAAGAAGAATCTCAGTTGGCCAATTCGTCAAAAGATTGCTCTGGGGACCGCTAGGGGGTTGGCTTATTTGCACTACGGAGCTCAACCTTCCATAATCCATAGGGATATTAAGGCTAGTAACATTCTTCTGGACCACCATTTTGAAGCCAAGGTTGCGGATTTCGGGTTGGCCAAGTTTAACCCCGAGGGAATGACTCATATGAGTACTAGAGTGGCTGGGACTATGGGGTATGTTGCTCCTGAGTATGCCTTGTATGGACAATTGACAGATAGAAGTGATGTGTTCAGCTTTGGGGTTGTGCTTCTTGAGCTCTTGAGTGGGAGAAAGGCCCTTCAGACGGACAATGATGGCCAACCCGCTGCACTCACTGACTTTGCTTGGTCGTTAGTTAGGAATGGTAGTGCTTTGGATGTTGTTGAAGATGGTGTTCCAGAACCTGGTCCACCAGAAGTTCTTGAGAAGTATGTGTTGGTTGCTGTGCTGTGTTCTCATCCACAGCTATATGCTAGGCCTACAATGGATCAGGTTGTTAAAATGCTTGAGACAGATGAATCTGTGCCCTCATTGATGGAAAGGCCAATTCCTTTTATTGCTGGGAGGCTTGATATTCAGAAATCTGCGCTGAGTAACTCGGGTCACCTATGCAGTCCAACTGGTTATCAAGCATATACATTACAAGCTCGACGAAAATCTAATTctaaggaggaagaagaagaagaagaagaaggaagttCGGTGGCTGAGACTGTTACAACAGATTGA